A single region of the Anticarsia gemmatalis isolate Benzon Research Colony breed Stoneville strain chromosome 11, ilAntGemm2 primary, whole genome shotgun sequence genome encodes:
- the LOC142976710 gene encoding synaptic vesicle glycoprotein 2C-like, whose amino-acid sequence MCKTNTKDCEIVETEKKKSYGATIDDALAMTGFGKYNFGLLLVCSWTLQAMGMDMFGTSFVVAAAVCDLELTMQQRALLTAMPLLGVVAGAQLWGYVSDTKGRKLTLVLSMSIGFVFAALSSLSPNWQIMAVLKLISSTFTSASNSGAYTLLGESCSERARGKAMLLCTCALMCSQATVAVFAYPILPLEFSYYIEFLGITYRPWRLLALVMSLPCAATACLLQLFHESPKFLVSHGRYEEALEVLKNIYVTNTGSSAESYPVKKLIEDSESQNSQSQASFFASIWQQTVPLFKQPLLKDTLKLFYLVVVIYMTGSGFILWLPYIMNNLFSVLEMGGGDGMNLCTVIRYPMQDMVPSGNITTGIEICDDTIQETTLFSAMTYGALASFSNLVLSLTCGSRKRQAMICIMAMSALAGVLLNVVPIPLAGGIFFFFFLMCALSMGILSVYFVELYPTSLRGMVSCLSVMLGRMSAFGGVNAIGALISTNCEATFYGWSCLLLSAIAVAWFLPRDNKPKN is encoded by the exons ATGTGTAAGACAAACACAAAAGACTGTGAGATAGTGGAGACGGAGAAGAAGAAGTCTTACGGAGCCACCATCGACGATGCACTCGCTATGACTG GCTTCGGCAAGTATAACTTCGGTCTGCTCCTGGTGTGCAGCTGGACGCTGCAGGCCATGGGCATGGACATGTTCGGCACCAGCTTCGTGGTGGCGGCCGCTGTCTGCGACCTTGAACTCACCATGCAGCAGCGAGCATTGCTCACTGCTATGCCTTTACTTG GAGTGGTAGCGGGTGCCCAGCTGTGGGGCTACGTGTCAGACACGAAGGGTCGCAAGCTGACGCTGGTGCTGTCCATGTCTATCGGCTTCGTGTTCGCAGCACTCAGCAGCCTCTCACCCAACTGGCAGATCATGGCTGTGCTCAAACTTATCTCTTCTACTTT TACCTCAGCCAGCAACTCAGGCGCCTACACACTGCTAGGAGAGAGCTGTTCGGAGCGAGCACGCGGCAAGGCGATGCTGCTGTGCACGTGCGCGCTCATGTGTTCACAGGCTACCGTTGCAG TATTCGCCTATCCCATCCTTCCCCTGGAGTTCTCCTACTACATCGAGTTCCTGGGCATCACGTACCGTCCATGGCGCCTGCTCGCCTTAGTGATGTCTCTCCCGTGCGCCGCCACCGCCTGCCTGCTGCAGCTGTTCCACGAGAGCCCCAAGTTCCTCGTCTCTCACGGCAGATATGAAGAGGCCCTGGAAGTTTTAAAGAACATCTATGTAACTAATACTGGAAGCAGCGCTGAGAGCTACCCg GTCAAGAAGCTGATCGAAGACTCCGAGAGTCAGAACTCTCAGTCACAAGCCTCCTTCTTCGCGTCCATCTGGCAGCAGACCGTGCCTCTCTTCAAACAGCCGCTGCTCAAAGACACCCTCAAACTGTTCTACCTGGTCGTTGTTATTTACATGAC tgGCAGTGGCTTCATCCTCTGGCTGCCCTACATCATGAACAACCTGTTCTCCGTGCTGGAGATGGGTGGCGGCGATGGCATGAACCTCTGCACCGTCATCAGATACCCTATGCAAGACATGGTTCCCAGCGGGAATATTACTACT GGCATTGAAATCTGCGACGACACAATCCAGGAAACCACTCTATTCTCTGCCATGACTTACGGCGCCCTTGCCAGCTTCTCCAACCTGGTCCTCTCGTTAACCTGCGGCAGTCGCAAAAGACAAGCTATGATCTGCATCATGGCTATGTCTGCGTTGGCCGGAGTACTGCTCAATGTGGTGCCAATTCCTCTAGCCGGTGGAatattctttttcttcttcttgaTGTGCGCGCTCTCCATGGGAATTCTCAGTGTATACTTCGTGGAACTTTATCCTACTTCTTTAAG AGGGATGGTGTCATGTTTGTCAGTGATGTTGGGAAGGATGTCCGCGTTCGGTGGTGTCAACGCGATAGGAGCGCTTATTTCTACTAACTGCGAGGCTACCTTCTACGGCTGGTCCTGCTTGTTGCTCT cgGCCATAGCAGTCGCCTGGTTCCTCCCACGCGACAACAAGCCCAAGAATTGA